Below is a genomic region from Deinococcus koreensis.
AGCCCGTCCAGCACATCGGGCGCCAGGCTGGCCGCGACCTCCGGGTTCACGTACACCCGCTCGCCGTCCGTGCCCGCCGCCGCCACCTCCCGCGAGGGCACGATCTCGGCGTGCAGCAGCAGCGTGGCGAAGAACGCCGACTTGCCCCGGATGCGCACCCGCGAGCCGGAGATCAGGCGCTGGAACTCGGGGGTCGGGGTCAGGGGGCCGGACATGGGGCCTCCTGCGGGGAGAGTTGATGGTTGATGGTTGATGGAAAGGGATTTTGAACTTCTCTATCAACTATCAACCATCGACCATCCACACCCCTCACCCCTCCGCCAGGCTCAGCGTGCCCTGTACCAGCGCGGCGAGGCGTTCGTCGCGGCCCACCAGGCCGGCCAGGTCGCCCAGCTGGCCGATGGCCTGGAACTTGCTGACCAGCGTTGAGACGTACAGCTGCAGCCATTCCGGCCCGGCGGCGCCGCCCAGCCACGTGAAGGCGTGGAAAGCCTCCTCGGCGTCGGCGGCGCGGGCGGCCAGACCGACCACGGCGGCGTAGCGCACGCTGGGTTCGTCGGGCAGCCTGAGGCCCGCGCCCTGGCCCTGCAGTACGATGCCCAGGTCGGGCAACTGCTCGTACAGCCGCACGAAGGCGCTGAACTCGGCCCCGGCAGCCTCGCCGATGGCGGGCGCGGCGTCCAGGCCGGCGCGGTGCAGGCTCGCCGCCATCTCCCAGGCGCGCGGGCTGGGCCAGGCGGGCTGCAGCGGGTCGAGGCGCCAGAGCAGTTCGGGCCGGAAGGTCAAGAAGGCGATCACGTGCTCGTGCAGGCCGCGGCCCAGCGCGTAGGATCGCCAGGAGTCGAAGTCGGGGCGCACCGCCAGGTGCAGGAAGCGGTTGGCGAGCGGCGCGGGCATGTCGAACACGGAGGCGCGGTCTTCCTTGCGGTTGCCGGCGGCCCACACGAACCAGCCGTCGGGCAGGATGTACGAGCCCACCCGGCGATCCAGGATCAGCTGCTGGGCCATGCCCTGCATGGTGGGCGGCGCCATGTTGACCTCGTCCAGAAACAGGACGCCGTGGCCGCCGCGCGGCAGGAACTCGGGCGGATACCAGCGGCTCACGCCGCCGCCCTGGCCGTCGGCCTCGGGCACCGGCAGGCCGCGAAGATCCGTGGGCGCGAGCTGCGAGAGCCGCACGTCCACGAAGTCCAGGCCGTGGCGCCCCGCCACCTGGGCCACCACGCTGCTCTTGCCCACGCCGGGCGGCCCCCAGATCATGGTGCTGAGTTTTAGCTCACCCGTCACCAGGGCGCTCAGGTACGTCTGCAGTTCGGTCGGGGTCAGGCTCAACTTCATTCACTCCTTGGTGGCGCGGTGGTGCCTCGGCTGGCTGTCGTCGCGCCGGGGGTCGATATGGCCCCCGGTCAGGCCGCCTTCAGAGGTACGAGGGTAGCGTGCCCACGTTCCTCCTGCCGCGTCTGTAAAGGGTGTACCGGGTGGGGAAGACCTCGCCGGAGGCGTATGCTGGCCCCACTTCTTCCCGTGCTGGACAGGGCTGCCGGAAGGACACCCGCCACCGGCCGACCCCGCTATACTTGAACTCAGTCTAAAGTTCTTCGTCTGCGTCCAGCCCCCGTCTCTGTTTCCTGCCCGGCCCCGTGCCACCCTCACCCCCGGAGGACTCGCGCCTTGCTGCCCCTACCCCACAAGATCACCTTCTTCCTGTTTGCCCTGGCGGCCGGTCTGTTCGGCCTATGGGGGTTTGTCCGCCTGTACCGCCGGATCCGCCGTGGCGCGCCCGCCAGCGAGGCCCGCTTCGACCGGCCCGCAGCGCGCCTGCTGTACGCCCTGCGTACCTCCCTGACCCAGGAGCGCACCTTCCGCCGCCGCACGGTGATCTCCACGCTGCACGCCTTCATCTTCTACGGCTTCGTGTACTACCTGCTGGTCAACGTCATCGACGGGCTGGAAGGCTACCTGAACTTCCACATCGATTCGGCCGCCAACCCGCTGTTCGCGCTGTACAACGTGCTGGCCGATGTCATGAGCTTCCTGGTGCTGGTCGGGGTGATCAGCCTGGTCGTCCGCCGCCTGTTCCTGCCCAGTCGGCGCGACTTCCGCTTCACCGAGAAGACCCTGCTCCACCCGCTGCTCCGGCAGAACTACATGCTGCGCGACGGCCTGATCGTCTCGGCCTTCATCACCTTCCACGTGGGCAGCCGCGTCATCGGCAACGCCGCCAAGATGGCCCAGGAGGGCGGCGACGCCTTCCAGCCCTTCAGCACGCTGATGGGCACCGTGTTCTTCGGCGGTCTGTCCGAGGCCACGCTGCAGGGCTGGCGCATCTTCGGTTACTGGGGCGCGCTGGGTTCGGTGCTGGCCTTCCTGGCCTATTTCCCCTACACCAAGCACATCCACATCTTCATGGCGCCGCTGAACTACGTGCTCAAGCGGCCGGTCGGCTCGGGCGTGCTGCCGCCCATGAAGGGCCTGGAAGCGGCCATGGAGTCCTACGAGCCCAGACTGGGCGTGGAAAAGCTGGAGGAGCTGGAGTGGCCGAGACTCCTCGACGCTTACGCCTGCATCCAGTGCAACCGCTGCCAGGACGTGTGCCCGGCCAACGCCACCGGCAAGGCGCTCTCGCCGGCCGCGCTGGAGATCAACAAGCGCATGGAGCTGAACGTGATCGCGGCGCACCCCAGCCCGTTCACCCTGAAGCCCGCGCCCTTCGAGGGCGGCGCCTCCACGGCCCACCCGCTGCTGGAATTCGCCATCAACGAGGAGTCGGTGTGGGCCTGCACGACCTGCGGCGCCTGCATGCAGGTCTGCCCGGTGCAGGACGAACAGATGCTCGACATCATCGACATCCGGCGCCATCAGGTCATGGTGGCCGGCGAGTTCCCGCCGCAGCTGCAGACCGC
It encodes:
- a CDS encoding ATP-binding protein, producing the protein MSLTPTELQTYLSALVTGELKLSTMIWGPPGVGKSSVVAQVAGRHGLDFVDVRLSQLAPTDLRGLPVPEADGQGGGVSRWYPPEFLPRGGHGVLFLDEVNMAPPTMQGMAQQLILDRRVGSYILPDGWFVWAAGNRKEDRASVFDMPAPLANRFLHLAVRPDFDSWRSYALGRGLHEHVIAFLTFRPELLWRLDPLQPAWPSPRAWEMAASLHRAGLDAAPAIGEAAGAEFSAFVRLYEQLPDLGIVLQGQGAGLRLPDEPSVRYAAVVGLAARAADAEEAFHAFTWLGGAAGPEWLQLYVSTLVSKFQAIGQLGDLAGLVGRDERLAALVQGTLSLAEG